The following proteins come from a genomic window of Oncorhynchus mykiss isolate Arlee chromosome 19, USDA_OmykA_1.1, whole genome shotgun sequence:
- the LOC110497464 gene encoding zinc finger protein 501-like: MAKLQSLSVFVNERLTVAAVEIFDVVEKVVAEYLEEISRSKEENDRLRRLLRITTEIKEEETPEQEWSPSLRQEKPEPTQIKEEQEEIWTSQEVEQLQGLESDTIEFVFTPCVKSECDLPQTQTVDGRGSDFKLLDHIKGLDISCDPPDNEGNTSIHSSAVSSVPLGHDSSSPLREPTKSSTVSKKPHCCLDCGKCFTQIGRLKMHSRIHSEAKPFCCGDCGNRFQLKGELTNHIVIHTGEKPFNCGDCGKSFNRKLTLNRHILLVHKEGTQYENGTTKGEKPFCCGDCGKSFTRRQTLNRHKMIHTGEKPFHCGYCGKGFNRKETLIDHIQNHTGEKPFSCGNCGKSFNRKRNLTSHLLTHTEEKPFSCVDCGKSFKQKSDLTKHIMIHMEEKPFKCGECGKSFNYKVNLNRHILFIHKERK, encoded by the coding sequence ATGGCTAAACTACAGTCTTTGAGTGTATTTGTTAATGAGCGTTTAACAGTGGCTGCTGTGGAGATTTTTGACGTTGTAGAGAAAGTGGTAGCCGAGTACCTGGAGGAAATTTCCCGTTCTAAAGAGGAGAATGACCGGCTACGGAGACTTCTGCGGATCACAACAGAGATAAAAGAGGAGGAAACCCCTGAGCAGGAGTGGAGCCCCAGTCTGAGGCAGGAGAAACCAGAGCCCAcacagattaaagaggaacaggaggaaatCTGGACCAGTCAGGAGGTAGAGCAGCTCCAAGGCCTGGAATCTGACACCATTGAGTTCGTATTCACCCCTTGTGTGAAAAGTGAATGTGATCTTCCCCAAACCCAGACTGTGGATGGCAGAGGGAGTGACTTTAAACTGTTGGATCACATAAAGGGTCTCGACATTTCGTGTGACCCTCCGGATAATGAAGGCAACACCTCCATCCACAGCTCAGCCGTAAGCAGCGTCCCATTAGGACATGACAGCAGCTCACCATTGAGAGAACCGACAAAAAGCAGCACCGTGTCTAAAAAACCTCATTGCTGCCTTGACTGTGGCAAATGCTTCACTCAGATTGGCCGACTGAAGATGCACTCGAGGATTCATTCAGAGGCCAAACCATTTTGCTGTGGAGACTGTGGGAACCGATTTCAGCTGAAAGGAGAACTAACCAACCATATAGTgattcacactggagagaaaccatttaactgtggtgactgtgggaaaagcttcaatcGCAAGCTTACTCTTAACAGGCATATACTGCTTGTCCACAAAGAAGGGACACAGTACGAAAATGGAACGACGAAAGGAGAGAAACCATTTTGCTGTGGTGACTGCGGGAAAAGTTTCACTCGTAGGCAGACCCTGAACAGACATAAAATGATTCACACAGGAGAAAAACCATTTCATTGTGGGTACTGTGGGAAAGGCTTCAATCGCAAGGAGACCCTCATTGATCATATCCAGAATCATACAGGAGAAAAACCGTTTAGCTGTGGCAACTGCGGGAAAAGCTTCAATAGGAAGAGGAACCTAACTTCTCATTTACTGACTCACACAGaagagaaaccatttagctgtgttgactgtgggaaaagcttcaagCAAAAGAGTGACTTAACCAAACATATAATGATTCACATGGAAGAGAAACCATTTAAATGTGGAGAATGTGGAAAAAGCTTCAATTACAAGGTTAACCTCAACAGGCATATACTGTTCATCCACAAAGAAAGAAAATAG